A region of the Chroicocephalus ridibundus chromosome 1, bChrRid1.1, whole genome shotgun sequence genome:
ctgtgTTAACATTTCTGCAAGAGAATGGTTGAACTCCCTGACTCCCAGAGGCCCTGATTGCTATCAGCCAGGTCAGCAAGGCTGCGATGAAGGAGAATAAGGGCAacgtgctgctgcttctggtgaaATTTAGCTGTATAGGCCACTCTGTGGCACTGCTGTAAATATCACACTCAACCTCCAGTACCTCAGAAAGAGAGAAACCCAGTAAGACAGGGACGGTCAGATACAATTTCCTATGTGTGAAAATACTAGAATCTGGATCTGGCCGTGGCTCCAGttaacaagcaaaggaaaacttggAGCATAACCTTAAGGCTCTGTGTTCCCTGGCCACTTTTAGACATTTCCAGACAGTGAACTGGGCTTTTGCAAACTGAATCCTGAGGGCTAATCCTGAAGGCCTGTCTTAATTTCTTAATTCCATGTTTTCCATAGTGGGAGTTTGTCCTCAGTCTTACTCGTTTCTCAGTCCTGTACTACAGCCTTTTCAGAACTCTGAATTCAGACTTGTGTCTGTTTTGAGTGTGGTTTGGGGGCAATTCTCCCATAAGTTTTGTTCTGCTAGCCAAAAAGCTAGATCAATACAGGTTGtaaacaaggcattttttcagGAGGCTGCAGTGAGTCCCATAtgtcctcctgcctgccttcaggtGACATTTCCTTCCCGGGCATGGTAAATGGATGGGGTGTCTGCTTGTCTCCCTGATGTCCCCCGCTTTCAGCAGTCCCTCACTCAGCACACAGGCTTTCTCTTAGTTCCCATAGTTGTGATTTTAAAGGTTGGGATCTGCGCTATTTAAGTCTTGTGGCTCTCTGGGAAGGGCTATCAAACTCAGCCTTACTTATTAAATAGTGTCTGTGGAAGGGAGCAGCGCAGACACTTTGAACTTGGAGACAGATCACAGGAGACAACTGTTCATAGCTATGCAGATGGTTTATGTGCTATTTAACAAGACAGATGTATCCTCTACCAATAAACAGGCCTCCATTTTTTAGCAGTGCTTTAACTCTGATCCTGCATGAGGAATTTATTTGGTAAAAAAGGTTGACCTTTTTTTGCTTATATTGCTTTTTTGCAACTCTAATGGCTAGAGCAACTCTTTACAAAACCTGGCAGACAATCATGTTTTGACTATGAGTAGCTACAATTCAAAACTGTCAGTTTTCCTGAAGAAGATTATGCTGAAAGCCCCCTACCTTTTGGTGAAAAGTTATCTTGCAGAATACAAATCATCGTCAATTTCCCAGGATTAAGATCCTGAGCCTTTGGCTTGCTCAAAGCATTTCTTTAGCCatggaagaagagactgagacTGTCTAGAGGCAGCGAAAGTCACCACCACAACAGCACGGGATGAATGAAAAACAGCTGCATTTGGCAACAAACCAGGTCATGTTCCAATTAGGTTTTTGAGTATTTTACAGAAGCCATTGTCACCAATGAATTCAACCAACAGAAAGATATCTGGCAACCTTTTAAGCACTTCTACAGAAAGCCATATGCCAGCAGAGAATACGCTAGAAACCCTTGCCATCCTTAGACATTTTTACAGGAAGCTGCATGCCTAGTGAGAACAAATAAAGGCTTCTTGTAAGAGCAACCTCAATTTTCTTTACTGAGACTTCAGCTCCaagctgagctccaggtgaatcACAGAGCAAAGATGTTCATTTTCACTAGCAGCCTTCCcagtcacatttttttctctttagaaggGCATTCTACAAGTGTTCTGTTAACCGCTTTTTCCCCAAGATGCCGTCCGTGTTACAGCTTTCTGTGGGCAGAGGAGCCCTCTCCATGTCTGGACAGATAGGAGGGCGTTACTTGTTCAGCTTGATAAAGGACACTTACTGGGAAAACTGCAACCTATACTCATTAATGGGAACAACAGCATTTTATGCAAGGCTTACCCTGTCTACCCACCGATACTGTCAGAATGGAGTAAACAAGACCAGACTAGATCCCAATTAAACTAGTACAGAAACCTCAAGAGCCCTGAATTTACTTAATATCTAGAGCAGGAGGACATTTCTGAAGTACTAGATATAAATACAATTCTCCACTGAATTACCTAGATctactgaaagaaacaaatttgCATCAGTCTGGGTAGATATATTATCTGTAAAAACACAAATACTGACTAATTTGGGGATGGGTGAAAAAAGGCATGAAATCTAGCCCTAGGTTACTTCTGGCTGACAGAGTACAACGCAGCAAAGATCAGTATCAATTTCGTGCTTAATATTGCCTGTAATCAGTAGGTGCAGCCTTGTGCAATGATGCTGAGGCAAGCTTCCAGCCTTTTGctctggaaacatttttacaaacaCAGTTCAGAGAAACTAAGTACGGGTTGTGAAGGCTATATCTGAGATGATGTGGGCTTGACAAACTCTCTGTACTCTGAACTAGCACAATCACCCTTCTCTTGCTGTCTGGCTGTTTAAAATATGTCTTTGTCACACCTGAAGTTTCCCCTCTTCTATTAATGGATGACGTACCCGGTAGTGAATAGAGCTTTACGATCCTTACACGCTTTGCACAGCAGAGGACCTGGTAGCAAGAGTTTCCTGAGTAACACCATTCATTTATGCAGCATTCAGCTCCTGTAAAGCGTGGCAGAGAGAGGGGCAAGGAAATCTTCTCATGGCTGGCTATGATGCTTCGGATGTGAAAGAAGCCTCGGTAGCTGTGCAGTGGTGTGAGATTTGTGATATGTGGCTTTAATTTCCCTCTGTATTCGACCTGAAACCTATAGTCACACATGCTGACATGCGGTTCATAGGGTTTCCTAGGTCTAATACAATGTATAGCTAAGGCAACGTTATGGATCTGTTGTTGAAAAGTTGGGATACtggcgggggggcggtggcgggggcgtGAGAATGTGAGTTCGACTTACAAAGTTTTTGACTCCACAAAGTTTGAATTTCTCACCAATCCTTTCAGTAACATTTGCAACATAAAACGGAATAGGTGCTAAGTAATGGATAATGCACTGAACTGTTCATAAAAATTAGGCTTTGGAACAATGACACCTTTCAAGAAAGAAGTTCACGGGGAAACTTAGCACAGCCACATTTTTTGTCTGTATTCCAggatttggggtgggttttttttgcagctttttacaGAGAAGCTCATGCCAATTATTTGCACTGATGGACCAGGTGTCCTCCGAGACTACTGGCGCTGACTCCCAAGCAAAAGAAGGGTAATGGCAGGCTGGCGTGGGTGCACATACCCTCTCACAGGCTAACAAGCCCAGGAAAGGGCAAAAAGCCTGCGATAAAGCCTTGCACAATTCTAGCATGTTCAGAAGCATATAATCTTGTATTTTAAGCTGGAAGAATCTTCTGGAATCAAAACTTTTGGAAACGTCTTTTTAATCAAAGAAGTAAGAATTAATCTTTAATTCTTCaccatttttccttctccctgtaaAACCAGTAGGAAAAAACCTACATCTTTTTTTGCACCTAAATTTAACTGCAATCACATATGAGCAGACACAgagagttttattaaaaataaagtaggatTGGCATCTCAAGTAATATTTCTTTGTTGTAATGTCATGTATTTTTGTGTGACTGAAGGAAACAGTTTCTAAACAAAGGGTCAAATTCAGGTGCCGGTGAAATCAGGGTGTAAATCCACAATCCTGGCAACAGTACCAGAATTTTCACCAAGTCCAGTTTTACCAAGAGGAAGAAAACTCTGCAGCAAAATCATGTTTAAACCAGAGATTTAATTGACCCACTGCCAGGAACTTTCgaggaaatgaagaaatttaGATTGTAATTGCAGAAACATGATTTTTTAGACCTATATGCTAATGTCTGGGTGATATTCGTTATCTCAGACGAAATCCTGAAACCTTTAAAGACGTTAGGTATGGGTTGCTTTCAAAGTCCTTGCAATTCTTCTAATAATAATTAACTTTACCGGGGTTTACCCGATGTCTAGATGGGTCCAGATGGGATTCCTCTTAGAGCCAGCCCTCACTTCTGACCCCCCCCCGCTTTGCCGTGGGTAGAAGCGGGCTCGGGGCCGTGCAGACCGATACCGGCAGACCTGCGCCTACTCTGCACGGCTACAGCAACCTCTCCATTCTCAATTAAACTTTTAAGAGCTGCTCTAAGTGGCCGTGAGGGACCTCTCCGGGGGCCACCCTTCGGCCAGCGCAGCTGTTCCAGCAGCCCCCTGTCTCTCTCCGACGAGCCGGGCTCCCCGGAGGCGGGGAAGAGCTCACGGTTCCCCCTCGGAGCAGCGCTGTTCggacggggcggccccgcggaggGGGAAGAaggcgggggcggtggcggggggcggacggggcggcggcggcagccggggaaggagggggctggcGTTCAGGCTCTGGGCAGCCACTGGCACGGAGCTCCCCCCTCGCCTCGCCTCCCGCGGCGGGGGATAAAGGCACCGGGCCCCGGCTGCTCCGCGCCGCCggagcggggaggcggcgggcagcggcggccgagccgggggtgcgggggccggggcgggccccGCCGCGTAGCCCCCTCCATGCGCCTCGCCGGCGGCGCCGGCTCCCCCCGGGCGGCGCCTTCGCCCGGGAACGGCAGCCGGTggcgggcggcggagcccggtggtggcggcggcggcgacagcagccccagccccgaggcGTGGTCGGGGTCGCCCAACGGCAGCCTGGGCGGCTGGGACCCCTTCGGGCGGGACGAGGAGCTGGCGAAGCTGGAGATCGCCGTGCTGGCCGTCACCTTCGCCGTGGCGGTGGTGGGCAACGGCAGCGTGCTGCTGGCCCTGCGGCGCACGCCCCGCAAGGCGTCCCGCATGCACCTCTTCATCCGCCACCTCAGCCTGGCCGACCTGGTGGTGGCCTTCTTCcaggtgctgccccagctctgctgggaggtgACCCACCGCTTCCACGGCCCCGACGGGCTCTGCCGCGTCGTCAAGCACCTGCAGGTCTTCGGCATGTTCGCCTCGGCGTACATGCTGGTGGCCATGACCGCCGACCGCTACATCGCCGTCTGCCACCCGCTGAAGACGCTGCAGCAGCCCACCAAGCGCTCCTACGGGATGATCGCGGCCGCCTGGGCGCTCAGCCTGCTGCTCAGCACCCCCCAGTACTTCATCTTCTCCCTCAGCGAGGTGGAGCGCGGCTCGCAGGTCTACGACTGCTGGGCGCACTTCATCATGCCCTGGGGGCCCCGCGCCTACATCACCTGGATCACCGGCGGCATCTTCGTCGCCCCCGTCCTCATCCTCGTCACCTGCTACGGCTTCATCTGCTACCACATCTGGCGCAACGTCCGGGGCAAGACgcgcccgggggaggcggcggcggcggcggcgggcagcgggcggcgggcgggcggcggcgggcggcgggggctgctgctcgCCCCCTGTGTCAGCAGCGTTAAGACCATCTCCCGCGCCAAGATCCGCACCGTCAAGATGACCTTCGTCATCGTCTCGGCGTACGTCGTCTGCTGGGCGCCCTTCTTCACCATCCAG
Encoded here:
- the AVPR1A gene encoding vasopressin V1a receptor isoform X2 → MRLAGGAGSPRAAPSPGNGSRWRAAEPGGGGGGDSSPSPEAWSGSPNGSLGGWDPFGRDEELAKLEIAVLAVTFAVAVVGNGSVLLALRRTPRKASRMHLFIRHLSLADLVVAFFQVLPQLCWEVTHRFHGPDGLCRVVKHLQVFGMFASAYMLVAMTADRYIAVCHPLKTLQQPTKRSYGMIAAAWALSLLLSTPQYFIFSLSEVERGSQVYDCWAHFIMPWGPRAYITWITGGIFVAPVLILVTCYGFICYHIWRNVRGKTRPGEAAAAAAGSGRRAGGGGRRGLLLAPCVSSVKTISRAKIRTVKMTFVIVSAYVVCWAPFFTIQMWSVWDHHFPWVAGTSCKTAYRASLAAKK
- the AVPR1A gene encoding vasopressin V1a receptor isoform X1 produces the protein MRLAGGAGSPRAAPSPGNGSRWRAAEPGGGGGGDSSPSPEAWSGSPNGSLGGWDPFGRDEELAKLEIAVLAVTFAVAVVGNGSVLLALRRTPRKASRMHLFIRHLSLADLVVAFFQVLPQLCWEVTHRFHGPDGLCRVVKHLQVFGMFASAYMLVAMTADRYIAVCHPLKTLQQPTKRSYGMIAAAWALSLLLSTPQYFIFSLSEVERGSQVYDCWAHFIMPWGPRAYITWITGGIFVAPVLILVTCYGFICYHIWRNVRGKTRPGEAAAAAAGSGRRAGGGGRRGLLLAPCVSSVKTISRAKIRTVKMTFVIVSAYVVCWAPFFTIQMWSVWDHHFPWVDSENTATTVTALLASLNSCCNPWIYMFFSGHLLQDCIQSFPCCQKIKQTLSKEDSNSNSRRQTSFTNNRSPTHSLNTWRESPHSKSTSFIPIPT